The nucleotide window CGCTGCTGTGGCGGAAGGTGTGAGCTTTTATGGAGGAGCGGACGCTGAAAACAGCCCGCTTGATTTCGACTACGCCTTCAGTGCCCAATCGAGCAGTGCCTGCGCATCTCGCCACACGCTGGACTCCGTGTCATTGAGGACAATGACGATGCGGCGGCGGCCATTGCGCTCGCCGGTGGCGATGAGGCAGTAGCCAGCGGCCTCGGTGAAGCCGGTCTTCATGCCGTCGCAGTCGCCTAGCGTGCGCAGGACGCGGTTCGTATTCGCGAGGTCGATGACTTTGCCATCGGGCTTTTTAAACTTGTAGGTCTGGAGCCTCACGATCTCGCGGATGTCGGGCATTTGATCTGCTGCTCGTGCGATCACGGCCAGATCGCGTGCGGTGGAGTAAGGTTGGTCCTCTGGATTGAGGCCTGGCAGGCCATGCGGGTTGATGAAATGGGTGTTTTGCAGGCCTAGTGCAGCCGCCTTCTCATTCATCTTCGTCACAAAGGCATCGAGCGAGCCAGCGTGATCGCGAGCGAGTGCCTGGGCGATGTCATTGCTGCTTTTGACCATCATGGCGGTGAGGAGCTGTCTGCGGGAGTATTTCTCTCCCTCTTTGAGGCCGAGTCGGACGGGTGAGCACTGCGTATCGCTCTTTTCGACGGTGACGATGTTATCGAGATTCCCATTTTCCACCACGAGCACGCTGGTCATGACCTTCGTGGTACTGGCGATAGGACCGCGCTTATCGGCATTCTTTTCAAAGAGCACATCCTCACCGCGTGCATCAATCACGATGCAGCGCTCGGCATGTATTTGTGGGATAGGGCCACGCAGATTCCGAATCTCGATCTCCTGCCGGACACGGCGTGTTTTCTCGATCTCATCGGAGAGCTGCTTTTGCAGCAATTCGACGGTTTTCTCCTTGGCGAGGATGTTGGTGCGCATCTCCTCCACTGCGTGTTTTTCTTTGGCGAAATCCGCCTCACGCTGAGCTACGGCAATGAGCTTCGCGGCGGCCTCCTCCTCACGCCAGAGGAGCTGCTGCTCACGCTTTGGGTCATCACAGCCCACGGTGAAAAGGAGCAGCACAAAAGCCGTCAGAAAGCGGACAGCGCGGTGATGGAATGGCGGGAATGGCATCGGAGCGGGGATCAAAGCTGCTGAAGAAGGTTTTTCAACTCGGCAACGGGCCATTGGCCAGGAGCGTTCGCCTTTCCGATATAGCCGTAATTGAGCAAACTGCCGCATTTTGCCAAAACTAGCCGCGAAACACGCCCCCATGGCCCCATCCCCATCACCGAGAGGCGCTGCCGGTTCGGTGCAGCGGCCAATTTCATGAGGCGGATCAGATCTTCCTGCGATTGCAGGAAAGTCGCGATTTTCACCGCATCCACACCGGCTGGCTGGCCATAGGAAATGGCACCAGAGAGCACTTCATCACTCGGCGTGATCTGAAAGTCGTGAAAGGAGCCCACCACAAAGGCACCCGCCGCGTGGGCATTCTTAATCGTCGTGCTCATCTCCTGGGCGCTGCGCAGCTCGATGTCGATCAGGGCTGCTAGGTCCAAAAGGGGCTCATACATCGCCGCACGAGCCACTGGGTCCTCTGGTGCCTGCCCCCCCTCCGCCGGATGACGGGCGGTGAGCAGCAGCGGGAGCGTGTTTCCAGCCAAACGAGCACGTAAATCTGCGGCAGAGAGCCCCAACAGATCGAGTCGCAGTTCCACGACATCACAGAGAGAATCGCGGTCAGAAACGGGCATTTCCATCAAGCGCTCCAGGGCATCCTGATCGGCCACCACACCCACGGCGAGGGGGCGGGATGAAAGGAGTAGGTTTTTCGATGAAAGGAGTTGTGGCATGAGCTAGATTGACTATAATTTCGAGAACACTAAGTAATTTCTAATCGTTAACGGATTCTACTTCGACTCATTTATGCTCGGCAGAAAGCAGGAAATCAATTTGCAGCTCACGGAGATCTTCGACTCCGCGATTCTGGCATTCTGCCTGTGGTTTAGCCACTACCTGCGAGATCGCGTCGTGCCGATCTTCATGCATGACGTACCCGCGATTCCCGGTTTCGAGGAATTCTACTGGGTGCTGGCCATCGTGCCACTCTTCACCCCCATCGCACTGGAGGCACGCGGCTTTTACTCCAACATCTACAACAAGACACTAGGGCGCAGCATTCGCCAGATGATCGAGGCATTGGTCATCATCGGCATGTTTGTGGGAGTCTGTGTGGTCTTCCTGCGCTGGGACGTGCCCAGCCGAGCAGTAGTCATCTTTGCTGTGGCGCTAGGAGCCTGTGCCCTGCTCCTACGGGAGTCCTGGCAGCGTGAGCAACTGCGCAAGCGCCTCCGCACCGGCAAAGGCCGTGACCGCGTCATCGTCGCAGGCGGCAGGCAGGACATCGAATCGTTTATCCGTGGCCTCAGTGGCGAGCAGAGTGCAGAAATCGAAATCGTCGATGAATTCGACATCACAGAGCGCCCTCCGGTGGAACTCCAGGCAGTGCTCAAAGAGCACGCCATCAGCCGTGTGCTCTTCGCCGTGCAGCATGTCCATTTTGGCCGTATAGAAGAGGCTGTGCAGGTGTGTGAAACCGTCGGCGTAGAGGCCTGGATCGCAGCAGACTTCTTCCAGACCGCCATCGCCCGTCCCACCTTTGACGTCATGGGGGGCAAGCTCATGCTCGTCTTCCACAGCACACCACAAGCATCCTGGGAACTGCTCTGCAAAGGAGCCCTCGACCGCATCGGTGCAGCCATCCTTCTCACGCTTTCCTTCCCCTTTTGGCTAATCGCCATCATCGGCATCCGCCTCGGCTCTCGTGGCCCCATCTTCTTCAAACAAGATCGCGCTGGCCTCTATGGCAAGAGCTTCACCATGTGGAAATTCCGCACCATGCATATCGATGCAGAGGCACTCCGCACAGAATTGGAGACACAAAACGAAATGGACGGCCCCGTTTTTAAGATCAAAGACGACCCCCGCATCTTTGGATTCGGACGCTGGCTGCGCCGCATGAGCATCGACGAGCTCCCCCAGCTCATCAATGTGCTACGTGGTGAAATGAGTCTCGTCGGCCCTCGCCCGCTCCCCGTCTATGAGATCGAGCGTATCGAAAAACACGCCCAACGCCGCCGTCTCAGCGTCAAACCCGGTCTCACCTGCCTCTGGCAAGTCACCGGTCGCAACGGCATCAAGAACTTCGATGAATGGGTCGCCCTGGACCTTAAATACATCGACAACTGGTCCCTCTGGCTCGACGTGGAAATCCTCATGAAGACCGTCCCCGCCGTGCTGCGTGGATCAGGCGCGAGCTGAGAGAGACTA belongs to Verrucomicrobiaceae bacterium and includes:
- a CDS encoding D-alanyl-D-alanine carboxypeptidase, which codes for MPFPPFHHRAVRFLTAFVLLLFTVGCDDPKREQQLLWREEEAAAKLIAVAQREADFAKEKHAVEEMRTNILAKEKTVELLQKQLSDEIEKTRRVRQEIEIRNLRGPIPQIHAERCIVIDARGEDVLFEKNADKRGPIASTTKVMTSVLVVENGNLDNIVTVEKSDTQCSPVRLGLKEGEKYSRRQLLTAMMVKSSNDIAQALARDHAGSLDAFVTKMNEKAAALGLQNTHFINPHGLPGLNPEDQPYSTARDLAVIARAADQMPDIREIVRLQTYKFKKPDGKVIDLANTNRVLRTLGDCDGMKTGFTEAAGYCLIATGERNGRRRIVIVLNDTESSVWRDAQALLDWALKA
- a CDS encoding type I 3-dehydroquinate dehydratase, which codes for MPQLLSSKNLLLSSRPLAVGVVADQDALERLMEMPVSDRDSLCDVVELRLDLLGLSAADLRARLAGNTLPLLLTARHPAEGGQAPEDPVARAAMYEPLLDLAALIDIELRSAQEMSTTIKNAHAAGAFVVGSFHDFQITPSDEVLSGAISYGQPAGVDAVKIATFLQSQEDLIRLMKLAAAPNRQRLSVMGMGPWGRVSRLVLAKCGSLLNYGYIGKANAPGQWPVAELKNLLQQL
- a CDS encoding sugar transferase: MLGRKQEINLQLTEIFDSAILAFCLWFSHYLRDRVVPIFMHDVPAIPGFEEFYWVLAIVPLFTPIALEARGFYSNIYNKTLGRSIRQMIEALVIIGMFVGVCVVFLRWDVPSRAVVIFAVALGACALLLRESWQREQLRKRLRTGKGRDRVIVAGGRQDIESFIRGLSGEQSAEIEIVDEFDITERPPVELQAVLKEHAISRVLFAVQHVHFGRIEEAVQVCETVGVEAWIAADFFQTAIARPTFDVMGGKLMLVFHSTPQASWELLCKGALDRIGAAILLTLSFPFWLIAIIGIRLGSRGPIFFKQDRAGLYGKSFTMWKFRTMHIDAEALRTELETQNEMDGPVFKIKDDPRIFGFGRWLRRMSIDELPQLINVLRGEMSLVGPRPLPVYEIERIEKHAQRRRLSVKPGLTCLWQVTGRNGIKNFDEWVALDLKYIDNWSLWLDVEILMKTVPAVLRGSGAS